A portion of the Streptomyces erythrochromogenes genome contains these proteins:
- a CDS encoding thioesterase family protein, which translates to MTTGAATRESYYERTGGHRYKPTAHAGGAWNTDEQHFSPLAGLVVHAIDGHLARRPEPLALARISYDILGRIALDECEITVETVRPGRTIELLEATVVIGGRPVVRARAWLLATLDSSAVADSPHDRLPAPEELGVWAMDDEWDGGYVSSIEVRRTPPTRRGRTAAWVSSPVALVAGEPSSALASYVALVDTANGIAVQQDPTAWMFPNLDLTIHLHRQPRGPWTGLDTTVTFGPSGQGLTSSVLHDADGPVGHAEQILTVRPVT; encoded by the coding sequence GTGACCACCGGCGCCGCCACACGCGAGAGCTACTACGAGCGGACGGGCGGACACCGCTACAAGCCCACGGCCCACGCGGGCGGTGCGTGGAACACCGACGAGCAGCATTTCAGTCCGCTCGCCGGCCTCGTGGTCCACGCGATCGACGGGCACCTGGCGCGGCGGCCCGAGCCGTTGGCGCTCGCGCGGATCAGCTACGACATCCTCGGCCGCATCGCCCTCGACGAGTGCGAGATCACCGTCGAGACCGTCCGCCCGGGCCGGACCATCGAACTCCTGGAAGCGACCGTGGTCATCGGAGGCCGGCCGGTGGTGCGCGCCCGCGCCTGGCTGCTGGCCACGCTGGACTCCTCCGCCGTGGCCGACAGCCCGCACGACCGCCTGCCCGCCCCCGAGGAGCTCGGCGTCTGGGCGATGGACGACGAGTGGGACGGCGGCTACGTCTCCTCCATCGAGGTCCGCCGTACGCCGCCCACCCGCCGGGGCCGCACCGCGGCCTGGGTGTCCTCGCCCGTCGCCCTGGTCGCGGGCGAGCCGAGCAGCGCCCTGGCCTCGTACGTGGCGCTCGTGGACACCGCGAACGGGATCGCGGTCCAGCAGGACCCCACCGCCTGGATGTTCCCGAACCTCGACCTGACGATCCACCTGCACCGCCAGCCGCGCGGCCCGTGGACCGGCCTGGACACCACCGTCACCTTCGGCCCGTCCGGGCAGGGGCTCACCAGCAGCGTCCTGCACGACGCCGACGGCCCCGTCGGCCACGCCGAACAGATCCTCACGGTCCGGCCCGTCACCTAA
- a CDS encoding aldehyde dehydrogenase family protein encodes MSDALEVLNPATEETVAVVPAATRDDVDAAVARAAAAQRAWAAAAPADRARLLRRFAAVVDGHIEELARLEVREAGHTIGNARWEAGNVRDLLDFAAGGVERLSGRQIPVAGGIDVTFLEPLGVIGVIAPWNFPMPIAAWGLAPALAAGNAVILKPAETTPLTALRLAELALEAGIPEHLFQVLPGRGDTAGDALVEHPGVAKIVFTGSTRVGKQIMAKCADRVKRVTLELGGKSPNIVFADADLEAAAAAAPMSFLDNTGQDCCARTRILVQRSVYDRFLDLVAPGIAAVAVGDPLDEKTQMGPLISRTQLDRVRSFVTDDLTAIRGTAPEGRGFWYPPTLVTDVAPTAPVAAEEVFGPVAVVLPFEDEEDAVRLANATEYGLSGSLWTRDIGRALRVSRAVAAGNLSVNSHSSVRYWTPFGGYKQSGLGRELGPDALTAFTETKNVFISTEA; translated from the coding sequence GTGTCCGATGCGCTGGAAGTGCTGAATCCGGCCACCGAGGAAACCGTCGCCGTCGTCCCGGCCGCCACACGGGACGACGTCGACGCCGCCGTCGCCCGGGCCGCCGCGGCCCAGCGCGCCTGGGCCGCGGCCGCCCCCGCCGACCGCGCCCGCCTGCTGCGGCGCTTCGCCGCCGTCGTCGACGGGCACATCGAGGAACTGGCACGGCTGGAGGTCCGCGAAGCCGGCCACACCATCGGCAACGCCCGCTGGGAAGCCGGCAACGTACGCGACCTCCTCGACTTCGCCGCCGGGGGAGTGGAACGGCTCTCCGGCCGCCAGATCCCCGTCGCCGGCGGCATCGACGTCACCTTCCTCGAACCCCTCGGCGTCATCGGCGTGATCGCCCCCTGGAACTTCCCCATGCCGATCGCCGCCTGGGGCCTGGCCCCTGCCCTCGCCGCCGGCAACGCCGTCATCCTCAAGCCCGCCGAGACCACCCCGCTGACCGCGCTGCGCCTCGCCGAACTCGCCCTCGAAGCCGGGATCCCCGAACACCTCTTCCAGGTGCTCCCCGGCCGCGGGGACACCGCGGGCGACGCCCTCGTCGAACACCCCGGCGTCGCGAAGATCGTCTTCACCGGCTCCACCCGCGTCGGCAAGCAGATCATGGCCAAGTGCGCCGACCGGGTGAAGCGCGTCACCCTCGAACTCGGCGGCAAGAGCCCCAACATCGTCTTCGCCGACGCCGACCTGGAAGCGGCGGCGGCCGCCGCACCCATGTCCTTCCTCGACAACACCGGCCAGGACTGCTGCGCCCGCACCCGCATCCTCGTCCAGCGCTCCGTGTACGACCGCTTCCTCGACCTCGTCGCCCCCGGCATCGCGGCCGTCGCCGTCGGCGACCCGCTCGACGAGAAGACCCAGATGGGCCCGCTGATCTCACGGACCCAGCTGGACCGCGTACGGTCCTTCGTCACCGACGACCTCACCGCGATCCGCGGCACCGCCCCCGAGGGCCGCGGCTTCTGGTACCCGCCCACCCTCGTCACGGACGTCGCCCCCACCGCGCCCGTCGCCGCCGAGGAGGTCTTCGGCCCCGTCGCCGTCGTCCTGCCCTTCGAGGACGAGGAGGACGCGGTACGGCTGGCCAACGCCACCGAATACGGCCTCTCCGGCTCCCTCTGGACCCGCGACATCGGCCGCGCGCTGCGCGTCTCGCGCGCCGTCGCCGCCGGCAACCTGTCCGTCAACTCCCACAGCAGCGTCCGCTACTGGACCCCCTTCGGCGGCTACAAGCAGTCCGGACTCGGCCGCGAGCTCGGACCCGACGCCCTCACCGCTTTCACCGAGACCAAGAACGTCTTCATCAGCACGGAGGCCTGA
- a CDS encoding 3-oxoacyl-ACP reductase, with protein MSVEPTEIICRRLVGRTAVITGAGSGIGLATARRLASEGAHVVCADIDETAGKAAAEEVGGLFVKVDVTDKEDVDALFKTAFDTYGSVDIAFNNAGISPPDDDSILTTELDAWRRVQDVNLTSVYLCCKAALPYMQRQGRGSIINTASFVAIMGAATSQISYTASKGGVLAMSRELGVQFAREGIRVNALCPGPVNTPLLQELFAKDPERAARRLVHIPLGRFAEPTEIAAAVAFLASDDSSFINATDFLVDGGISGAYVTPL; from the coding sequence ATGTCCGTAGAGCCCACCGAGATCATCTGCCGCCGCCTCGTCGGCCGCACCGCCGTCATCACGGGAGCAGGCAGCGGCATCGGCCTCGCCACCGCCCGCCGACTGGCCTCCGAAGGCGCCCACGTCGTCTGCGCCGACATCGACGAGACGGCCGGCAAGGCCGCCGCCGAGGAGGTCGGAGGCCTCTTCGTGAAGGTCGACGTCACCGACAAGGAGGACGTCGACGCCCTCTTCAAGACCGCCTTCGACACCTACGGCTCCGTCGACATCGCCTTCAACAACGCGGGCATCTCGCCCCCGGACGACGACTCCATCCTCACCACCGAGCTCGACGCCTGGCGCCGGGTCCAGGACGTCAACCTCACCTCCGTCTACCTCTGCTGCAAGGCCGCCCTGCCCTACATGCAGCGCCAGGGCCGCGGCTCCATCATCAACACCGCGTCCTTCGTCGCCATCATGGGCGCCGCCACCTCCCAGATCTCCTACACCGCCTCCAAGGGCGGCGTCCTCGCCATGTCCCGCGAGCTCGGCGTCCAGTTCGCCCGCGAGGGCATCCGCGTCAACGCCCTGTGCCCCGGGCCCGTCAACACCCCGCTGCTCCAGGAACTGTTCGCCAAGGACCCCGAGCGCGCCGCCCGCCGGCTCGTGCACATCCCGCTGGGCCGGTTCGCCGAGCCCACCGAGATCGCCGCCGCCGTCGCCTTCCTCGCCAGCGACGACTCCTCCTTCATCAACGCCACCGACTTCCTCGTCGACGGCGGCATCTCCGGCGCGTACGTCACCCCCCTGTAA
- a CDS encoding alanine racemase, whose translation MNSPAADRARYDRATAHLDAPLAIVDLEAFDANADDLVRRAGGKPVRVASKSVRCRALLERVLARPGFAGIMSYTLAESLWLARSGFEDVLLAYPSADRAGFGELANDAKLAAAVTVMVDDQAQLELIDAARDGGAEEIRVCLELDTALRLLGGRVRVGARRSPLREPAQLAALARAVAARPGFRVVGLMAYEGHVAGVGDALAGRPLRSRAIRLMQGAARRELAARRAAVVAAVREVVPDLEFVNGGGTGSVQQTAAEDAVTEIAAGSGLYVPRLFDNYTSFSGRPAALFAQPVVRRPGVGVVTVLGGGYPASGAAGPDRLPVPYLPQGLRYDPQEGAGEVQTPLLGSPADDLLIGDRVWFRHAKAGELCERFDTLHLVEGDRGTGSVPTYRGEGRTFL comes from the coding sequence ATGAACTCCCCCGCCGCCGACCGCGCCCGGTACGACCGGGCGACCGCGCACCTGGACGCGCCGCTGGCCATCGTGGATCTCGAGGCCTTCGACGCCAACGCCGACGATCTCGTGCGCCGGGCCGGCGGCAAGCCGGTCCGGGTCGCCAGCAAGTCGGTCCGGTGCCGCGCCCTGCTCGAACGGGTGCTGGCCCGGCCCGGGTTCGCGGGGATCATGTCGTACACGCTCGCCGAGTCGCTCTGGCTGGCCCGCTCCGGGTTCGAGGACGTGCTCCTCGCCTATCCCTCCGCGGACCGGGCCGGTTTCGGCGAGCTGGCGAACGACGCCAAGCTGGCCGCCGCCGTCACGGTGATGGTCGACGACCAAGCGCAGCTGGAGCTGATCGACGCGGCCCGCGACGGCGGTGCCGAGGAGATCCGGGTCTGCCTGGAGCTGGACACCGCCCTGCGGTTGCTGGGCGGCCGGGTCAGGGTGGGCGCGCGCCGCTCCCCGCTGCGCGAGCCCGCGCAGCTGGCCGCGCTGGCCCGCGCGGTCGCCGCCCGCCCCGGGTTCCGGGTGGTGGGGCTGATGGCGTACGAGGGCCATGTCGCCGGGGTCGGGGACGCGCTGGCGGGGCGCCCGCTGCGGTCCCGGGCGATCCGGCTGATGCAGGGCGCGGCCCGCAGGGAGCTGGCGGCGCGGCGGGCCGCGGTGGTGGCGGCCGTGCGGGAGGTCGTACCGGACCTGGAGTTCGTCAACGGCGGCGGTACGGGGAGCGTGCAGCAGACCGCGGCCGAGGACGCGGTGACGGAGATCGCCGCCGGGTCGGGGCTGTACGTGCCGCGGCTCTTCGACAACTACACCTCGTTCAGCGGGCGTCCGGCGGCCCTGTTCGCGCAGCCGGTGGTGCGCCGGCCCGGTGTGGGGGTGGTGACGGTGCTCGGCGGCGGCTATCCGGCGTCCGGTGCGGCCGGCCCGGACCGGCTGCCGGTCCCGTACCTGCCTCAGGGGCTGCGCTACGACCCGCAGGAGGGCGCGGGCGAGGTGCAGACACCGCTGCTGGGGAGCCCGGCCGACGATCTGCTGATCGGCGACCGGGTCTGGTTCCGCCATGCCAAGGCGGGCGAACTGTGCGAGCGGTTCGACACCTTGCACCTCGTCGAGGGCGACCGGGGCACGGGCAGCGTGCCGACCTACCGGGGCGAGGGCCGCACCTTCCTGTGA
- a CDS encoding haloacid dehalogenase-like hydrolase: MSPRDTTRRLQALAAAAITVAALVAVAPSAEAAHPGAPCTTPQLEPGWYGDNQARLQQLIDRYGRCNPYRPARARPVAVFDWDNTVVKNDVGDATMFWLLRNSRIRQPARGDWSTTSRFLTPAAAKALADACGALARPGTPLPTGTPAGAGCADEINAVYGTAATRTAAAAFAGWDRRTMEPGYAWLPQLMQGWTAREIRGFAAAARTENLAAPVGATQQVGTGRATGWVRYYDQQKDLIKSLRKAGFDVWISSASPQPVVEVWAEGVGIDADHVIGIRNTTTRGGVYTPRLQGCGSVRDGADTMITYIDGKRCWINKEIYGVRGPDAEKVQPAARRQVFAAGDSDTDVSFLRDATALRLVVNRNKNELMCRAYDNSDGKWIVNPMFIEPKKQKTGPYPCSTTGYVDHDGTPGPVRRDDTGVVPDQADTVY, encoded by the coding sequence ATGTCCCCACGCGACACCACCCGGCGCCTCCAGGCGCTCGCCGCCGCCGCGATCACCGTGGCGGCGCTCGTCGCCGTCGCCCCCTCCGCCGAGGCCGCACACCCCGGAGCGCCCTGCACCACCCCGCAGCTGGAGCCCGGCTGGTACGGCGACAACCAGGCGCGCCTCCAGCAGCTCATCGACCGCTACGGCCGCTGCAACCCGTACCGGCCCGCCCGGGCCAGGCCCGTCGCCGTCTTCGACTGGGACAACACCGTCGTCAAGAACGACGTCGGCGACGCCACCATGTTCTGGCTGCTCCGCAACTCCCGGATCCGCCAGCCCGCCCGCGGCGACTGGAGCACCACCAGCCGCTTCCTGACCCCCGCCGCCGCCAAGGCCCTCGCCGACGCCTGCGGCGCCCTCGCCCGCCCCGGCACCCCGCTGCCCACCGGGACCCCCGCCGGAGCCGGCTGCGCGGACGAGATCAACGCGGTCTACGGCACCGCCGCGACCCGCACCGCAGCCGCCGCCTTCGCCGGCTGGGACCGCCGCACCATGGAACCCGGGTACGCCTGGCTGCCCCAGCTGATGCAGGGCTGGACCGCCCGCGAGATCCGCGGCTTCGCCGCCGCCGCCCGCACCGAGAACCTCGCCGCGCCCGTCGGCGCCACCCAGCAGGTCGGCACCGGCCGCGCCACGGGCTGGGTGCGCTACTACGACCAGCAGAAGGACCTGATCAAGAGCCTTCGGAAAGCCGGCTTCGACGTCTGGATCAGCTCGGCCTCCCCACAGCCGGTCGTCGAGGTCTGGGCCGAGGGCGTCGGCATCGACGCGGACCACGTCATCGGCATCCGCAACACCACGACCCGCGGCGGGGTGTACACCCCCCGCCTCCAGGGCTGCGGATCCGTCCGGGACGGCGCCGACACGATGATCACGTACATCGACGGCAAGCGCTGCTGGATCAACAAGGAGATCTACGGGGTGCGCGGCCCCGACGCCGAGAAGGTCCAGCCGGCCGCCCGCCGCCAGGTGTTCGCGGCGGGCGATTCCGACACCGACGTCTCGTTCCTGCGAGACGCGACCGCCCTGCGGCTCGTGGTGAACCGGAACAAGAACGAGCTGATGTGCCGCGCCTACGACAACAGCGACGGCAAGTGGATCGTCAACCCCATGTTCATCGAGCCGAAGAAGCAGAAGACCGGCCCCTACCCCTGCTCCACCACGGGCTACGTCGACCACGACGGCACGCCCGGACCGGTCCGCCGCGACGACACCGGCGTCGTCCCGGACCAGGCGGACACCGTGTACTAG
- a CDS encoding FadR/GntR family transcriptional regulator produces the protein MTDTASEGDAARRLNPVLRQVRAGNGFEEALEQILQVVRLGLVPGGERLPPERELAERMGISRVTLREVLKVLQDQGLVEARRGRYGGTFVLPRPDTPAGGTEEELRRRVAGVDIEDVLRFREVLEVGAAGLCASQGLTEEGAERLLAALGATHDAPLADYRRQDTLFHLTLCELAGSATLTAQYAAVRATVNDLLDCIPLLVRNLEHSQQQHSALVESVLEGDAAGARETMREHCCGTAALLRGFLA, from the coding sequence ATGACCGATACGGCGAGCGAAGGCGACGCCGCCCGGCGCCTGAACCCGGTGCTGCGCCAGGTGCGGGCGGGCAACGGGTTCGAGGAGGCGCTGGAGCAGATCCTCCAGGTGGTCCGCCTGGGTCTGGTGCCCGGCGGCGAAAGGCTGCCGCCCGAGCGCGAGTTGGCGGAGCGGATGGGGATCAGCCGGGTCACCCTGCGCGAGGTCCTGAAGGTACTGCAGGACCAGGGCCTGGTGGAGGCGCGGCGCGGCCGGTACGGCGGGACGTTCGTACTGCCCCGCCCCGACACCCCGGCCGGCGGCACCGAGGAGGAGCTGCGCAGACGGGTGGCGGGCGTGGACATCGAGGACGTCCTGCGCTTCCGCGAGGTCCTGGAGGTGGGGGCGGCCGGACTGTGCGCCTCCCAGGGGCTGACCGAGGAGGGCGCCGAGCGGCTGCTCGCCGCGCTCGGGGCCACCCACGACGCCCCGCTCGCCGACTACCGCCGCCAGGACACCCTCTTCCACCTCACCCTGTGCGAGCTCGCCGGGTCCGCCACCCTGACGGCCCAGTACGCGGCCGTCCGGGCCACGGTCAACGACCTGCTCGACTGCATCCCGCTGCTGGTCCGCAACCTGGAGCACTCACAGCAGCAGCACAGCGCGCTGGTGGAGTCGGTGCTGGAAGGGGACGCCGCGGGGGCCCGCGAGACCATGCGCGAGCACTGCTGCGGCACGGCGGCGCTGCTGCGGGGGTTCCTCGCCTGA
- the eat gene encoding ethanolamine permease: MADDLEARLAAVPAPTTSPAGGDGPDDYLERRTLRRGSAGWLLLTGLGVAYVVSGDFSGWNVGLDKGGFGGLAIATVLMGAMYACLVFSLAELSTILPTAGGGYGFARRALGPWGGFLTGTAILIEYILAPAAIVIFIGDYVESLGLFGLTSSWPVYLGCFVIFIGVHLWGVGEALRFSLVVTAVAVAALLIFAVGAFTEFSADGLNDIPVDPSAFGSNSWLPLGVLGIWAAFPFGMWFFLGVEGVPLAAEEAKDPVRSMPKALSISMGILALLALITFFAATGAQGADAVKSAGNPLVVALEGDGGPTALSRFVNYAGLAGLVASFFSLIYAGSRQLFALSRAGYLPRFLSLTSKRKAPYLGLIIPGAIGFALAASTGNGARMLNIAVFGATISYALMALSHIVLRRREPQLERPYRTPGGILTSSVAFVLALSALVATFLVDKDAAFIALAVYAVALAYFAFYSRHHLVASAPEEEFAALAEAEAELARD; encoded by the coding sequence ATGGCCGACGACCTCGAGGCACGGCTGGCAGCCGTGCCCGCACCCACCACGTCACCCGCCGGGGGCGACGGCCCGGACGACTACCTGGAGCGCCGCACGCTGCGCCGCGGCAGCGCCGGCTGGCTGCTCCTGACCGGTCTCGGCGTCGCCTACGTCGTCTCCGGGGACTTCTCCGGCTGGAACGTCGGTCTCGACAAGGGCGGCTTCGGCGGTCTCGCCATCGCCACCGTCCTGATGGGCGCCATGTACGCCTGCCTGGTCTTCTCCCTTGCGGAGCTGTCCACCATCCTGCCGACGGCGGGGGGCGGCTACGGCTTCGCCCGCCGCGCGCTGGGCCCCTGGGGCGGCTTCCTCACCGGCACCGCCATCCTCATCGAGTACATCCTGGCCCCGGCGGCGATCGTCATCTTCATCGGCGACTACGTGGAGTCCCTCGGCCTCTTCGGCCTCACCTCCAGCTGGCCCGTCTACCTCGGCTGCTTCGTCATCTTCATCGGCGTGCACCTGTGGGGCGTCGGCGAGGCGCTGCGCTTCAGCCTCGTCGTGACCGCCGTCGCCGTCGCCGCCCTGCTGATCTTCGCGGTGGGCGCGTTCACCGAGTTCAGCGCGGACGGCCTCAACGACATCCCGGTCGACCCGAGCGCCTTCGGCTCGAACTCCTGGCTGCCGCTCGGCGTGCTCGGCATCTGGGCCGCGTTCCCCTTCGGCATGTGGTTCTTCCTCGGCGTGGAGGGCGTACCGCTGGCGGCCGAGGAGGCGAAGGACCCGGTCCGCTCCATGCCGAAGGCGCTGTCCATCTCCATGGGCATCCTCGCCCTGCTGGCCCTGATCACCTTCTTCGCGGCGACCGGCGCGCAGGGCGCCGACGCCGTCAAGTCGGCCGGCAACCCGCTGGTCGTCGCCCTGGAGGGCGACGGCGGCCCGACCGCGCTGAGCCGGTTCGTGAACTACGCCGGCCTGGCGGGCCTGGTGGCCTCCTTCTTCTCGCTCATCTACGCGGGCTCGCGCCAGCTCTTCGCCCTCTCGCGCGCCGGCTACCTGCCCCGCTTCCTGTCCCTGACCTCGAAGCGCAAGGCCCCGTACCTGGGCCTGATCATCCCCGGTGCGATCGGCTTCGCCCTGGCCGCATCCACCGGCAACGGCGCCCGCATGCTCAACATCGCGGTCTTCGGCGCCACCATCTCCTACGCCCTGATGGCGCTCTCGCACATCGTGCTGCGCCGCCGGGAGCCGCAGCTGGAGCGTCCGTACCGCACCCCGGGCGGCATCCTGACCTCCTCGGTGGCCTTCGTACTCGCCCTGTCGGCCCTGGTCGCCACCTTCCTGGTGGACAAGGACGCGGCCTTCATCGCCCTGGCCGTATACGCCGTCGCCCTCGCCTACTTCGCCTTCTACAGCCGGCACCACCTCGTGGCATCGGCCCCCGAGGAGGAGTTCGCGGCCCTCGCGGAAGCAGAGGCGGAGCTGGCCCGCGACTGA
- a CDS encoding glutamine synthetase family protein gives MVDRKPPLAPEELRALVASGEIDTVVLAFPDMQGRLQGKRFAAQFFLDEVLAHGTEGCNYLLAVDTDMNTVDGYEMSSWDRGYGDFAMHPDLATLRRIPWNPGSAFILADLAWNDGTPVVAAPRQILRRQLERLAEHGYTAMVGTELEFMVFQDTYEQAWNANYRGLTPANQYNIDYSVLGTGRVEPLLRRIRNEMQAAGLVVESAKGECNLGQHEIAFRYDEALTTCDQHSVYKTGAKEIAAQEGVSLTFMAKYDEREGNSCHIHLSLTDADGRNAMAGEGHEEHGMSPVMRHFLAGQLAALRDFSLLYAPNINSYKRFRPGSFAPTAVAWGLDNRTCALRVVGHGRSMRFENRLPGGDVNPYLAVAGLVAAGLYGIENRLELPPMCTGNAYTGDYAHVPATLREAAELWENSEIAKAAFGPEVVAHYRNMARVELDAYDSAVTDWELRRSFERL, from the coding sequence GTGGTAGACCGCAAGCCGCCGCTCGCGCCCGAGGAGCTCCGCGCCCTCGTCGCCAGCGGTGAGATCGACACAGTCGTCCTGGCCTTCCCCGACATGCAGGGGCGGCTCCAGGGCAAGCGGTTCGCCGCACAGTTCTTCCTGGACGAGGTCCTCGCGCACGGCACCGAGGGCTGCAACTACCTCCTGGCCGTCGACACCGACATGAACACCGTCGACGGCTACGAGATGTCCTCCTGGGACCGGGGCTACGGCGACTTCGCCATGCACCCCGACCTCGCCACCCTGCGCCGCATCCCCTGGAACCCCGGCAGCGCCTTCATCCTGGCCGACCTGGCCTGGAACGACGGCACGCCCGTCGTGGCCGCACCCCGGCAGATCCTGCGCCGCCAGCTGGAACGCCTCGCCGAGCACGGATACACCGCGATGGTCGGCACCGAGCTGGAGTTCATGGTCTTCCAGGACACCTACGAGCAGGCCTGGAACGCCAACTACCGCGGCCTGACCCCCGCCAACCAGTACAACATCGACTACTCGGTCCTCGGGACCGGCCGCGTCGAGCCCCTGCTGCGCCGGATCCGCAACGAGATGCAGGCCGCCGGCCTGGTCGTCGAGTCGGCCAAGGGCGAGTGCAACCTCGGCCAGCACGAGATCGCCTTCCGCTACGACGAGGCGCTCACCACCTGCGACCAGCACTCCGTCTACAAGACCGGCGCCAAGGAGATCGCCGCCCAGGAAGGCGTCTCGCTCACCTTCATGGCCAAGTACGACGAGCGCGAGGGCAACTCCTGTCACATCCACCTCTCGCTCACCGACGCCGACGGACGCAACGCGATGGCCGGAGAGGGCCACGAGGAACACGGCATGTCCCCCGTGATGCGCCACTTCCTGGCCGGCCAGCTGGCCGCGCTGCGCGACTTCTCCCTTCTCTACGCCCCGAACATCAACTCGTACAAGCGTTTCCGGCCGGGATCCTTCGCGCCGACCGCCGTCGCCTGGGGCCTCGACAACCGCACCTGCGCCCTGCGCGTCGTCGGCCACGGCCGCTCCATGCGCTTCGAGAACCGCCTCCCCGGCGGCGACGTCAACCCCTACCTCGCCGTCGCCGGCCTGGTCGCGGCCGGGCTCTACGGCATCGAGAACCGCCTGGAGCTGCCGCCGATGTGCACCGGCAACGCCTACACCGGCGACTACGCACACGTACCCGCCACCCTGCGCGAGGCGGCCGAACTCTGGGAGAACAGCGAGATCGCCAAGGCCGCCTTCGGCCCCGAGGTCGTCGCCCACTACCGCAACATGGCCCGCGTGGAACTCGACGCCTACGACTCCGCGGTGACCGACTGGGAGCTGCGCCGCTCCTTCGAACGCCTGTAG
- a CDS encoding LysR family transcriptional regulator, which produces MGDEKWVPLAHRVPDLGALELLLAVARVGSLSGAARRLGITQPAASSRIRAMETRLGVALVDRSPRGSTLTAEGALVTDWARRVVEAAEAFDAGAQALRGRRDSRLRVAASMTIAEYLLPGWLIALRGQRPDTAVSLHAGNSAVVVQRVLTHEADLGFVEGLTVPEGLDSAVIAQDRLVVAVAPVHPWARRTRGVEAAELAATPLILRERGSGTRQVLDAALAGHGGLAAPLLELASTTAVKAAALGGAGPCVLSELAVVDEVAARRLVEVAVTGAELGRALRAVWPAGARPAGPARDLLSLTRGMP; this is translated from the coding sequence ATGGGTGATGAGAAGTGGGTTCCGCTGGCGCACCGCGTACCGGACCTGGGTGCGCTGGAGCTGCTGCTCGCGGTCGCCCGGGTCGGGAGCCTGAGCGGCGCCGCCCGGCGGCTGGGCATCACACAGCCCGCGGCGAGCAGCCGGATCCGGGCGATGGAGACCCGGCTGGGGGTGGCGCTGGTGGACCGTTCGCCCCGGGGTTCGACGCTGACGGCCGAGGGTGCGCTGGTCACCGACTGGGCCCGGCGGGTGGTGGAGGCTGCGGAGGCCTTCGACGCGGGTGCGCAGGCGCTGCGCGGGCGGCGGGACTCCCGGCTGCGGGTGGCGGCCAGCATGACGATCGCGGAGTACCTGCTGCCGGGGTGGCTGATCGCGCTGCGCGGGCAGCGGCCGGACACGGCGGTGTCGCTGCACGCCGGCAACTCCGCGGTGGTCGTGCAGCGGGTGCTCACGCACGAGGCCGACCTCGGCTTCGTGGAGGGGCTGACGGTGCCCGAGGGGCTGGACTCGGCGGTGATCGCGCAGGACCGGCTCGTCGTGGCGGTGGCGCCGGTCCATCCGTGGGCGCGGCGCACGCGGGGCGTGGAGGCGGCGGAACTCGCGGCGACCCCGCTGATCCTGAGGGAGCGCGGCTCGGGCACGCGGCAGGTGCTGGACGCGGCGCTCGCCGGGCACGGCGGACTGGCCGCGCCGCTGCTGGAGCTGGCGTCGACGACGGCGGTGAAGGCGGCCGCGCTGGGCGGCGCCGGGCCGTGCGTGCTGTCGGAGCTGGCCGTGGTGGACGAGGTGGCGGCCCGCCGGCTGGTGGAGGTGGCGGTGACGGGAGCCGAGCTCGGCCGGGCCCTGCGGGCGGTCTGGCCGGCGGGCGCCCGCCCGGCGGGCCCGGCCCGGGACCTGCTGTCCCTGACCCGGGGTATGCCTTAG
- a CDS encoding gamma-glutamyl-gamma-aminobutyrate hydrolase family protein, which translates to MPRPLIGITTYVEESTRYGVWDLPTSLVPTGYCELVQAAGGAAVLLPPDEPGSAAEVLSRVDGLVVAGGPDVDPVHYGAARDPRTGAPATVRDHWELALVNAALEADVPVLGICRGMQALNVALGGTLIQHIDGHVDTPGVMSWHPVRPVPGTRYADLVPEEAQVPTYHHQAVERLGHGLVVSAHALDGTVEAIELPDPARWVLGVQWHPERDKDTRVMASLIEAATARSAVPVA; encoded by the coding sequence GTGCCCAGGCCGCTCATCGGCATCACCACCTACGTCGAGGAATCCACCCGCTACGGGGTGTGGGACCTCCCGACGTCGCTCGTACCGACCGGGTACTGCGAACTCGTCCAGGCGGCGGGCGGCGCGGCCGTGCTGCTGCCCCCGGACGAACCCGGTTCTGCGGCGGAGGTGTTGAGCCGGGTGGACGGCCTGGTCGTCGCGGGCGGCCCGGACGTGGACCCGGTCCACTACGGCGCCGCACGCGACCCCCGTACGGGCGCCCCCGCCACGGTCCGCGACCACTGGGAGCTGGCCCTGGTCAACGCGGCGCTGGAGGCGGACGTGCCCGTGCTCGGCATCTGCCGCGGGATGCAGGCCCTGAACGTGGCCCTGGGCGGCACGCTGATCCAGCACATCGACGGCCACGTCGACACCCCGGGCGTCATGTCCTGGCATCCGGTACGCCCGGTCCCGGGCACCCGGTACGCGGACCTGGTTCCGGAGGAGGCGCAGGTCCCGACCTACCACCACCAGGCGGTGGAGCGCCTGGGCCACGGCCTCGTCGTCTCGGCCCACGCGCTCGACGGCACGGTGGAGGCGATCGAGCTGCCCGATCCGGCGCGCTGGGTGCTGGGCGTCCAGTGGCACCCGGAGCGCGACAAGGACACCCGGGTGATGGCGTCGCTGATCGAGGCGGCCACGGCGCGCAGCGCGGTGCCGGTGGCCTGA